In Glandiceps talaboti chromosome 14, keGlaTala1.1, whole genome shotgun sequence, a single genomic region encodes these proteins:
- the LOC144445256 gene encoding CMP-N-acetylneuraminate-beta-galactosamide-alpha-2,3-sialyltransferase 2-like produces MYRSTRAQILLISLLIYTLVFIPLLYKVSLCTVSSLEREKVRLEDLALPTEVSGYCSRASTVAIHEQSQHCSECAVWRKGTSKWFDDRYNSSTSPIWTIENRELEETVRRWWMKIQFSNNPERLPKIWDDLFQIIPFENPYKLGDPSRCLRCAIVGNSGNLRNSKYGKLIDGHDYVMRINQGITKGFEEDVGNRTTHRFIYPESFHEVKGETRFVLLAFKPLDLEWLISALTIGDVLRNYKLVDSSKNITRSMVQVYNPALMYHTSHSWTENHGRYPSTGMLVIAFAMQACDQINLFGYGATGRGNWDHYFDKPQPPHKEKMTDFRKTGVHDGGYEAIVIKKLEKIGKITVFRGSRS; encoded by the exons ATGTACCGGTCAACAAGAGCCCAAATCTTACTCATAAGCTTGTTAATATACACATTGGTGTTTATACCGCTCTTGTACAAAGTTTCGTTGTGCACGGTATCATCATTAGAACGGGAAAAAGTTCGACTAGAAGACCTCGCACTACCTACTGAGGTGTCTGGGTATTGTAGCAGAGCGTCAACGGTTGCTATTCATGAACAGAGTCAACATTGCAGCGAATGTGCAGTGTGGAGGAAAGGTACATCGAAGTGGTTTGACGACAGGTACAACAGCAGCACTTCACCTATCTGGACGATTGAGAATAGAGAACTCGAGGAAACCGTCAGAAGATGGTGGATG AAAATACAGTTTTCTAACAATCCTGAAAGGTTGCCAAAAATATGGGATGACCTTTTTCAAATCATACCCTTTGAAAATCCTTACAAACTCGGCGATCCAAGCAGATGTCTACGCTGTGCCATTGTTGGAAACTCTGGAAATTTGAGAAACAGTAAATATGGTAAACTCATCGATGGACACGACTATGTAATGAG AATAAATCAAGGCATTACTAAAGGTTTTGAGGAGGATGTTGGAAACAGAACAACGCACCGATTTATATATCCGGAAAGTTTCCATGAAGTGAAAGGGGAAACTCGATTTGTCCTGTTAGCTTTTAAACCACTTGACCTAGAGTGGTTAATTAGTGCTCTTACAATAGGGGATGTATTAAG aaATTATAAATTAGTAGATTCATCCAAAAATATAACCAGAAGTATG GTTCAAGTGTATAATCCTGCTTTGATGTACCATACGAGTCACTCCTGGACGGAGAACCATGGTCGGTATCCCTCAACCGGCATGCTAGTCATTGCGTTTGCTATGCAAGCCTGCGATCAG ATCAACTTGTTTGGTTACGGAGCCACAGGACGTGGCAACTGGGACCACTACTTTGACAAGCCACAGCCACCACACAAAGAGAAAATGACTGATTTCCGAAAAACTGGAGTACACGATGGTGGATATGAGGCCATCGTTATAAAGAAACTTGAGAAAATAGGCAAAATTACCGTATTCAGGGGTTCAAGATCGTAG